One Deinococcus sp. LM3 genomic region harbors:
- a CDS encoding VC0807 family protein, with protein MSQAAPPPPEPSPAQKGRVPKTVWDLVFTLVIPILILSPNILGSGISVAEQVFGGGTAGNVRAYLLAALIPVAYVLWDLLVNRNVSPVALIGGAGAIFSGALAFWYVDGFWYAIKDSARSYLTGLLFLISAATSVPLFRVFLDASSIGESPEHRAATQRAMRDPAVHRGLVLGTVVFAVVDLIGGVVNSVVNYQRVTAKFGTDDFNAQVAAVNALMRVPGLIISLVGVFGAIWLVNRAVQARYGAGASLFEPGKLAERMRERGEPVA; from the coding sequence ATGAGTCAAGCGGCCCCCCCTCCCCCCGAACCCAGTCCTGCCCAGAAAGGCCGCGTGCCGAAGACCGTGTGGGACCTGGTGTTCACGCTGGTCATCCCGATCCTGATTCTCAGCCCGAACATCCTGGGCAGCGGCATCAGCGTTGCCGAGCAGGTGTTCGGCGGCGGCACGGCCGGTAACGTCCGCGCGTACCTGCTGGCCGCCCTGATTCCCGTGGCGTACGTGCTGTGGGATCTGCTCGTGAACCGTAACGTCAGCCCGGTCGCGCTGATCGGCGGGGCGGGCGCGATCTTCAGCGGCGCGCTGGCCTTCTGGTACGTGGACGGCTTCTGGTACGCCATCAAGGACTCGGCCCGCTCGTACCTGACGGGGCTGCTGTTCCTGATCAGCGCGGCGACCAGCGTGCCGCTGTTCCGGGTATTTCTGGACGCGAGTTCCATTGGCGAGAGCCCCGAGCACCGCGCCGCCACGCAGCGGGCCATGCGCGACCCCGCCGTCCACCGCGGGCTGGTGCTGGGCACGGTCGTGTTCGCGGTGGTGGACCTGATCGGCGGGGTCGTGAACAGCGTCGTGAACTACCAGCGCGTCACCGCGAAATTCGGCACGGACGACTTCAACGCGCAGGTGGCCGCCGTGAACGCCCTGATGCGCGTGCCGGGGCTGATCATCAGCTTGGTCGGCGTGTTCGGCGCGATCTGGCTGGTCAACCGCGCCGTGCAGGCCCGCTACGGCGCGGGCGCCAGCCTGTTCGAACCCGGCAAGCTGGCCGAACGCATGCGCGAACGCGGCGAACCCGTCGCCTGA
- a CDS encoding glycosyltransferase family 4 protein, with product MRVGIVTATYLPSRNGVATSTALFARGLRDLGHEVRIFAPRHPQMPPREDGVYRLNSSFAGARALGAPADYPVMLAPGPLLTSRLPLRDLDVLHTMHPFLAGQLALRWSRLSGAPVVYTAHTQYDQYLHYAPMPKRVGRAVLRPHVSAFARRVDAVLAPGRAMVDMLREYGFAGRVDLMPNPVDLASFRAAGGAAFRTEFGVGPETPLVMYLGRLAPEKNLDVMLRAFTRARASRPELQLLVVGDGPSRAPLQAQAPEGVTFTGPVAYARVPEALAAADAFITASTSEVLPMSMIEALAAGAPLVAAQSPAALDLIEEGVNGTVRPPTPEALADGLLDTLHPDRLPALQEGARLSAARYDLPMRAAALAAVYERARQERPRR from the coding sequence GTGCGCGTCGGGATTGTCACTGCTACCTACCTGCCGTCCCGCAACGGGGTGGCGACCAGCACGGCCCTGTTCGCGCGGGGCCTGCGCGACCTCGGGCACGAGGTGCGGATCTTCGCGCCCCGCCACCCGCAGATGCCGCCCCGCGAGGACGGCGTGTACCGCCTGAACTCGTCGTTCGCGGGCGCGCGGGCGCTGGGTGCCCCGGCCGACTACCCCGTGATGCTGGCGCCGGGGCCGCTGCTGACCTCGCGCCTGCCGCTGCGGGACCTGGACGTGCTGCACACCATGCACCCGTTCCTGGCCGGGCAACTGGCCCTGAGGTGGTCGCGGCTGTCGGGGGCACCCGTGGTGTACACGGCGCACACGCAGTACGACCAGTACCTGCACTACGCGCCCATGCCGAAACGGGTGGGCCGGGCCGTGCTGCGCCCGCACGTGAGCGCCTTCGCGCGCCGGGTGGACGCCGTGCTCGCGCCGGGCCGGGCGATGGTGGACATGCTGCGCGAGTACGGCTTCGCGGGCCGCGTGGACCTGATGCCGAACCCGGTGGACCTCGCGTCGTTCCGCGCGGCGGGCGGCGCGGCCTTCCGCACCGAGTTCGGCGTGGGACCAGAGACACCGCTCGTGATGTACCTGGGCCGCCTCGCCCCCGAGAAGAACCTGGACGTGATGCTGCGCGCCTTTACGCGCGCGCGGGCCAGTCGCCCGGAATTGCAGCTGCTGGTGGTCGGGGACGGCCCCAGCCGCGCGCCCCTGCAGGCGCAGGCGCCCGAGGGCGTGACCTTCACCGGTCCCGTCGCGTACGCCCGCGTGCCCGAGGCGCTGGCGGCCGCCGACGCGTTCATCACGGCCAGTACCAGCGAGGTGCTGCCCATGAGCATGATCGAGGCGCTCGCGGCGGGCGCCCCGCTGGTCGCCGCGCAGAGTCCCGCCGCGCTGGACCTGATCGAGGAAGGCGTGAACGGCACGGTCCGCCCCCCCACGCCCGAAGCCCTGGCGGACGGCCTGCTGGACACCCTGCACCCGGACCGCCTGCCCGCCTTGCAGGAGGGCGCGCGCCTCAGTGCCGCCCGGTATGACCTGCCCATGCGGGCCGCCGCGCTGGCAGCCGTGTACGAACGAGCCCGGCAGGAACGCCCCCGCCGCTGA
- the hisA gene encoding 1-(5-phosphoribosyl)-5-[(5-phosphoribosylamino)methylideneamino]imidazole-4-carboxamide isomerase has protein sequence MSLPLIIPCVDIQSGRAVRLFEGDPDRETVYFDSPLDAARHWVSLGASLVHLVDLDAATGRGENRAVIAQITAELGVPVEVGGGIRSREAAGDLLRLGVQRVVIGTAAVKDPAMVTDLIAEHGPQRVVVSLDARGLEVATHGWAQGSGVMVGDLTPALADAGLETLIFTDVTRDGTLRGLDRDLMAQVRQLWAHTLIVGGGVANTDDVRLLQDEGIEGAIVGRAIYEGTLPYPVTLD, from the coding sequence ATGAGTTTGCCGCTGATCATTCCCTGCGTGGACATCCAGTCCGGCCGCGCCGTCCGCCTGTTCGAGGGTGACCCGGACCGCGAGACCGTGTACTTCGACTCGCCGCTCGACGCCGCGCGCCACTGGGTGAGCCTGGGCGCCTCCCTGGTGCATCTGGTCGACCTGGACGCCGCCACCGGACGCGGCGAGAACCGCGCCGTGATCGCGCAGATCACCGCCGAACTGGGCGTGCCGGTCGAGGTGGGCGGCGGCATCCGCAGCCGCGAGGCCGCCGGGGACCTGCTGCGCCTGGGGGTGCAGCGCGTCGTGATCGGCACGGCCGCCGTGAAGGACCCCGCCATGGTGACCGACCTGATCGCCGAGCATGGCCCGCAGCGGGTGGTCGTCAGCCTGGACGCGCGCGGCCTGGAGGTCGCCACGCACGGCTGGGCGCAGGGCAGCGGCGTGATGGTCGGCGACCTGACCCCCGCCCTGGCCGACGCGGGCCTGGAAACCCTGATCTTCACGGACGTGACCCGCGACGGCACCCTGCGCGGCCTGGACCGCGACCTGATGGCCCAGGTCCGGCAGCTGTGGGCGCACACCCTGATCGTGGGCGGCGGCGTGGCGAACACCGACGACGTGCGCCTGCTTCAGGACGAGGGCATCGAGGGGGCCATCGTGGGCCGCGCCATCTACGAGGGCACCCTGCCGTACCCCGTCACGCTGGACTGA
- a CDS encoding thioesterase family protein yields MQAIPEGFTQTLSVTVTDEMTVNFGELGRLHPVYATYWMARHFEEAGRKIILPFLEDGEGGIGTQVDVTHTASALPGMRVTVTATFERQEGRRVTARMVAVNELGDQIGHGTTTQMVLPQARIDANFDTLRQRWAEQTGTP; encoded by the coding sequence ATGCAAGCCATTCCAGAGGGGTTCACGCAGACGTTGAGCGTGACCGTGACCGACGAGATGACCGTGAATTTCGGCGAACTGGGCCGACTGCACCCGGTGTACGCCACGTACTGGATGGCCCGGCACTTCGAGGAGGCGGGCCGCAAGATCATCCTGCCGTTCCTGGAAGACGGCGAGGGCGGCATCGGCACGCAGGTGGACGTGACGCACACCGCCAGCGCCCTGCCCGGCATGCGCGTGACCGTGACCGCCACCTTCGAGCGGCAGGAGGGGCGGCGCGTGACCGCCCGCATGGTCGCCGTGAACGAACTCGGCGACCAGATCGGGCACGGCACGACCACGCAGATGGTGCTGCCGCAGGCGCGCATCGACGCGAACTTCGACACCCTCCGGCAACGCTGGGCGGAGCAGACCGGGACGCCGTGA
- a CDS encoding histidinol-phosphate transaminase codes for MTSTPSADAGTTPAGVRAAVRDVPAYPFTPLDVPIKLDQNENPYDFPADLKAEALSRMAARPWNRYPDLHADTLRERIAAFEDWDAAGVVVTPGSNVLIKLLTELGGIGQTVLTVNPTFSVYTLEAQLLGAELVQVPLNADFSLPVEALKAELAARAPGVLYITQPHAPTGHVDAERDIRALIDAAQGWIVVLDEAYYQYGGQDHRDLIRANPHCLSLRTFSKAWGLAGLRLGYALSHPELAGQLQKLVPAFNVSLLAQTALEVALENPAYVQQRVAEGLRERTRVLEAVAAHPTLEALPSGSNFFLLRSPDAGTTYTHLLSRGIVVRRQDRLHLLEGCLRVAVGTPTENDALLAALAELA; via the coding sequence ATGACCTCCACGCCCTCTGCCGACGCCGGAACCACTCCGGCCGGGGTGCGCGCCGCCGTGCGCGACGTGCCCGCCTACCCGTTCACGCCGCTGGACGTACCCATCAAGCTCGACCAGAACGAGAACCCCTACGATTTCCCGGCGGACCTGAAGGCCGAGGCCCTGTCGCGCATGGCCGCCCGCCCCTGGAACCGTTACCCGGATCTGCACGCCGACACCCTGCGTGAACGCATCGCCGCGTTCGAGGACTGGGACGCGGCCGGCGTGGTCGTCACGCCCGGCAGCAACGTCCTGATCAAGCTGCTGACCGAACTGGGCGGCATCGGGCAGACGGTCCTGACCGTGAACCCCACCTTCAGCGTGTACACCCTGGAGGCGCAACTGCTGGGCGCCGAACTGGTGCAGGTGCCGCTGAACGCGGACTTCAGCCTGCCGGTCGAGGCGCTGAAGGCCGAACTGGCCGCCCGGGCGCCCGGCGTGCTGTACATCACGCAGCCGCACGCCCCGACCGGGCACGTGGACGCCGAACGCGACATCCGCGCCCTGATCGACGCGGCCCAGGGCTGGATCGTGGTGCTGGACGAGGCGTACTACCAGTACGGCGGTCAGGACCACCGCGACCTGATCCGCGCCAACCCCCACTGCCTGAGCCTGCGGACCTTCAGCAAGGCCTGGGGACTGGCGGGCCTGCGCCTGGGTTACGCGCTGTCGCACCCGGAACTGGCCGGGCAGCTCCAGAAACTTGTGCCGGCCTTCAACGTCAGCCTGCTGGCCCAGACGGCTTTGGAAGTCGCGCTGGAAAACCCTGCCTATGTGCAGCAGCGTGTCGCCGAGGGCCTGCGCGAGCGGACGCGCGTGCTGGAGGCCGTGGCCGCGCACCCGACCCTGGAGGCGCTGCCCAGCGGCTCTAACTTCTTCCTGCTGCGCTCCCCGGACGCCGGGACCACCTACACGCACCTGCTGTCACGCGGGATCGTCGTGCGCCGCCAGGACCGCCTGCACCTGCTCGAAGGCTGCCTGCGCGTGGCCGTCGGCACGCCCACCGAGAACGACGCGCTGCTGGCCGCGCTGGCCGAACTGGCTTGA
- a CDS encoding NAD-dependent malic enzyme has translation MPKNLPVSRYYDVKRDPQGQRYIDVHVSGLALLQNPLLNKTTAFTPEERRELGLEGLVPPHTSTFEEQKERTYLRYLKCGSDLEKHEYLRALQDRNEVLFYAILEDHLEEMLPIIYTPTVGEAVRNYSSNYRYPRGFTVSTGDIDRVDDMLENVTVNDVRMIVATDSSAILGIGDQGFGGMAISIGKLSLYTAAGGVGPDKTLPVELDVGTNRQDLIDDPLYLGVHHRRLTGAAYDEFLDAFVEAVTARYPKAIIQWEDFSRGTAFRVLERYRRVVPSFNDDIQGTGAMALAGLISAARLKGERLSEQVFVVVGAGAAGIGVAMAIRHGLQADGLSAEDANARVFVVDRHGLLMHGQPDLEDQQLSFARRSEDLSGWVFDGEYPSMHDVIVNARATALLGFTGVPGLFRQESIQAMLDFTPRPIVFPLSNPSSHVEARPADLIHWTRGGAIIASGSPFPDVEYEGKRYPVGQGNNAFIFPGLGFGAVASRAREITDNMVMEAARTLAEFTQTYGERVYPPISDLRELSIQVAVNVALQSIRDGVCAERRIRNMTRDELEAVIRDRAWQPRYLPLRQG, from the coding sequence ATGCCGAAAAATCTTCCTGTCTCCCGTTACTACGACGTGAAACGCGACCCCCAGGGGCAGCGGTACATCGACGTTCACGTGTCGGGACTGGCGCTGCTGCAGAATCCGCTGCTGAACAAGACCACCGCCTTCACGCCCGAGGAACGCCGGGAACTGGGCCTCGAGGGCCTCGTGCCGCCGCACACCAGCACCTTCGAGGAGCAGAAGGAACGCACGTACCTGCGTTACCTCAAGTGCGGCTCCGACCTGGAAAAGCACGAGTACCTGCGCGCCCTCCAGGACCGCAACGAGGTGCTGTTCTACGCGATCCTCGAAGACCACCTCGAGGAGATGCTACCGATCATCTACACGCCCACGGTCGGCGAGGCGGTCCGGAACTACTCCAGCAACTACCGCTACCCGCGCGGCTTCACGGTCAGCACGGGCGACATCGACCGCGTGGACGACATGCTGGAGAACGTCACCGTGAACGACGTGCGCATGATCGTCGCCACCGACTCCAGCGCCATCCTGGGCATCGGGGATCAGGGTTTCGGGGGCATGGCCATCAGCATCGGGAAACTGTCGCTGTACACCGCCGCCGGGGGCGTCGGGCCGGACAAGACCCTCCCGGTCGAACTGGACGTCGGCACCAACCGCCAGGACCTGATCGACGACCCGCTGTACCTGGGCGTCCACCACCGCCGCCTGACCGGCGCCGCGTACGACGAGTTCCTGGACGCGTTCGTCGAGGCGGTCACGGCCCGTTACCCGAAGGCGATCATCCAGTGGGAGGACTTCAGCCGGGGCACGGCGTTCCGGGTGCTGGAACGCTACCGCCGCGTGGTGCCCAGCTTCAACGACGACATTCAGGGCACGGGCGCCATGGCACTGGCCGGGCTGATCAGCGCCGCGCGCCTCAAGGGCGAACGCCTGAGCGAACAGGTGTTCGTGGTGGTCGGCGCCGGGGCCGCCGGGATCGGCGTGGCCATGGCCATCCGCCACGGCCTGCAGGCCGACGGGCTGAGCGCCGAGGACGCGAACGCCCGCGTGTTTGTCGTGGACCGCCACGGCCTGCTGATGCACGGCCAGCCGGACCTGGAAGACCAGCAGCTGAGCTTCGCACGCCGCTCGGAAGACCTGAGCGGCTGGGTGTTCGACGGCGAGTACCCCAGCATGCACGACGTGATCGTGAACGCCCGCGCCACCGCGCTGCTGGGCTTCACGGGCGTGCCCGGCCTGTTCCGGCAGGAGAGCATCCAGGCGATGCTGGACTTCACGCCCCGGCCCATCGTGTTCCCACTCAGCAACCCCAGCAGCCACGTCGAGGCCCGCCCCGCCGACCTGATCCACTGGACGCGCGGCGGCGCGATCATCGCGTCCGGCAGTCCCTTCCCCGACGTGGAATACGAGGGGAAACGCTACCCGGTCGGACAGGGCAACAACGCCTTCATCTTCCCGGGACTGGGCTTCGGGGCGGTCGCCAGCCGCGCCCGCGAGATCACGGACAACATGGTCATGGAAGCCGCCCGCACCCTGGCCGAGTTCACGCAGACGTACGGCGAGCGCGTGTACCCGCCCATCAGTGACCTGCGCGAACTGAGCATCCAGGTGGCCGTGAACGTCGCCCTGCAATCCATCCGCGACGGCGTGTGCGCCGAACGCCGCATCCGCAACATGACCCGCGACGAACTGGAAGCCGTGATCCGCGACCGCGCGTGGCAACCCCGCTACCTGCCGCTTCGGCAGGGTTGA
- a CDS encoding YkgJ family cysteine cluster protein, whose protein sequence is MAPRSPVTRDCTACGACCAAPDIHALSKPLGVPCVNLGPDQGCGHLCAVYDTRPHVCRAYQPDWVCGEVAPLPTLHARVGRFLTIYGLQDEAGV, encoded by the coding sequence GTGGCCCCGCGCAGTCCGGTCACGCGGGACTGCACGGCCTGCGGGGCCTGCTGCGCCGCGCCGGACATCCACGCGCTGAGTAAGCCGCTGGGCGTGCCGTGCGTGAACCTCGGACCCGATCAGGGGTGCGGGCACCTGTGCGCCGTGTACGACACGCGCCCCCACGTGTGCCGCGCCTACCAGCCGGACTGGGTGTGCGGCGAGGTCGCGCCCCTGCCCACCCTGCACGCCCGCGTGGGGCGGTTCCTGACCATCTACGGCCTTCAGGACGAGGCCGGTGTGTAG
- the chrA gene encoding chromate efflux transporter, giving the protein MRVLEVFLVFLRLGLTSFGGPVAHLGYFRAEFVTRRAWLGEAAYADLVALAGFLPGPASSQVGLSVGLLRAGWPGLLAAWAGFTLPSAALMTALALGLTRLGDPGQAGWLTGLKLAAVAVVAQAVAGLWASLVTDRVRAGLALGTASALLLLPGASAQLLALLVCAGVGWRWLSGPVGAGGAALPPVPVSRRAGTALLLLAGALLLTLPLLAPLGPGWATLDATYRAGALVFGGGHVVLPLLEGSFAALPAATFTAGYGAANAMPGPLFTFATFLGAAAHGPAGALLATLGIFLPGALLMVGALPHWAALAARPAARAALAGLNAGVVGLLLAALYDPVFTSAVRGPHDLALAVLAYAALTVLRWPAWAVVLACAGVGWAAL; this is encoded by the coding sequence ATGCGTGTTCTGGAAGTGTTTCTGGTGTTCCTGCGGCTGGGCCTGACGAGTTTCGGGGGGCCGGTCGCGCACCTGGGGTACTTCCGCGCGGAGTTCGTGACGCGCCGCGCGTGGCTGGGCGAGGCGGCGTACGCGGATCTGGTGGCGCTGGCGGGGTTCCTGCCCGGCCCGGCCAGTTCGCAGGTGGGCCTGAGCGTGGGCCTGCTGCGCGCCGGCTGGCCGGGCCTGCTGGCCGCGTGGGCGGGCTTCACGCTGCCCAGCGCCGCCCTGATGACGGCGCTGGCGCTGGGCCTGACCCGCCTGGGCGATCCGGGGCAGGCCGGGTGGCTGACCGGCCTGAAGCTCGCGGCGGTCGCGGTGGTCGCGCAGGCCGTGGCGGGCCTGTGGGCGTCGCTGGTCACGGACCGCGTGCGGGCAGGGCTGGCGCTGGGCACGGCGTCGGCGTTGCTGCTGCTGCCCGGCGCGAGCGCGCAGCTGCTGGCGCTGCTGGTGTGCGCGGGCGTCGGGTGGCGCTGGCTGTCCGGGCCGGTCGGTGCGGGGGGCGCGGCCCTGCCGCCCGTACCGGTGTCGCGCCGCGCCGGGACCGCGCTGCTGCTCCTGGCCGGGGCGCTGCTGCTGACGCTGCCGCTGCTGGCGCCGCTGGGGCCGGGCTGGGCCACGCTGGACGCCACGTACCGCGCCGGGGCGCTGGTATTCGGAGGCGGGCACGTGGTCCTGCCGCTGCTGGAGGGCAGTTTCGCGGCGCTGCCGGCCGCCACGTTCACGGCCGGGTACGGCGCGGCGAACGCCATGCCGGGACCGCTGTTCACCTTCGCCACGTTCCTGGGGGCCGCCGCGCACGGCCCGGCCGGGGCGCTGCTGGCCACGCTGGGCATCTTCCTGCCCGGCGCGCTGCTGATGGTCGGCGCTCTGCCCCACTGGGCGGCGCTGGCGGCCCGACCCGCCGCCCGCGCCGCGCTGGCCGGACTGAATGCCGGGGTGGTGGGCCTGCTGCTGGCGGCGCTGTACGACCCGGTCTTCACCAGCGCCGTGCGCGGCCCGCATGACCTCGCGCTGGCCGTGCTGGCCTACGCCGCCCTGACCGTCCTGCGGTGGCCCGCCTGGGCCGTGGTGCTGGCCTGCGCGGGCGTCGGGTGGGCGGCGCTGTAG
- a CDS encoding YihY/virulence factor BrkB family protein, producing MTLKPADIFTLLRDAFLAFGQDKAPRLAAAIAYYAMFSLAPLLLLAVLVAGQFLSSGTVLDDLFGPAGIVAQNLGLEAADFLRGLIDTDALQKGSVMATIAAFVTLFMGATGLFVQLQDALNSMWGADPGPPQGFVNVLWTRVKSFLMILGIGLLLIAFLGVNTYLSAIAQRLGDTIGAGAFFVRAGTALLSVLFLAPVFAGIYKVLPDVKLEWREVWVGGFFTSTLFTLGQLGIGLYLGQAAPGSAFGAAATLIVLLLWIYYSAMIFFFGAEVTWVYSQKFGTHAGGAANTAKKEALAAQGAEIDPTESSQERDAKRQADSPVRDSRGRVLGVPVPRVLPRVPRREEGRVLPTVRAAIWNAVTAVLAVPAVIVLRVLGITGGRRK from the coding sequence GTGACCCTCAAACCGGCCGATATCTTCACGCTCCTGCGCGACGCCTTCCTCGCGTTCGGGCAGGACAAGGCTCCCCGGCTGGCGGCGGCCATCGCGTACTACGCCATGTTCAGCTTGGCGCCGCTGCTGCTGCTGGCCGTGCTGGTCGCCGGGCAATTCCTGAGCAGCGGCACCGTCCTGGACGACCTGTTCGGTCCGGCCGGGATCGTCGCGCAGAACCTGGGGCTGGAGGCGGCCGACTTCCTGCGCGGCCTGATCGACACGGACGCCCTGCAGAAAGGCAGCGTGATGGCCACCATCGCCGCGTTCGTGACGCTGTTCATGGGCGCCACCGGCCTGTTCGTGCAGCTTCAGGACGCCCTGAACTCGATGTGGGGTGCGGACCCCGGCCCGCCGCAGGGCTTCGTGAATGTCCTGTGGACCCGCGTGAAGTCGTTCCTGATGATCCTGGGCATCGGGCTGCTGCTGATCGCGTTCCTGGGCGTGAACACGTACCTGTCCGCCATCGCGCAGCGGCTGGGAGACACCATCGGCGCGGGGGCGTTCTTCGTGCGGGCCGGGACGGCGCTGCTGTCTGTGCTGTTCCTGGCGCCGGTGTTTGCCGGGATCTACAAGGTGCTGCCCGACGTGAAACTGGAATGGCGCGAGGTGTGGGTGGGGGGGTTCTTCACGTCCACGCTGTTCACGCTGGGGCAGCTGGGCATCGGCCTGTACCTGGGGCAGGCAGCTCCAGGCAGCGCGTTCGGGGCGGCCGCCACGCTGATCGTGCTGCTGCTGTGGATCTACTACTCGGCCATGATCTTCTTCTTCGGCGCCGAGGTCACGTGGGTGTACTCGCAGAAGTTCGGCACGCACGCGGGCGGCGCGGCGAACACCGCCAAGAAAGAAGCCCTGGCCGCACAGGGCGCCGAGATCGACCCGACCGAGAGCAGCCAGGAACGCGACGCGAAACGGCAGGCGGACAGCCCGGTCCGCGACAGCCGGGGCCGGGTACTGGGCGTCCCGGTGCCGCGCGTGCTGCCCAGGGTGCCGCGCCGCGAGGAGGGGCGCGTACTGCCGACCGTGCGCGCCGCCATCTGGAACGCCGTGACTGCCGTGCTGGCCGTCCCGGCCGTGATCGTCCTGCGGGTGCTGGGCATCACGGGCGGCCGGCGGAAATAG
- a CDS encoding SRPBCC family protein produces the protein MTNNESGMDQTRMISGAAGGALLLMGLRKRGVLGLGMAAVGGYLAYRAATGNDPVMAAAGLSGNAAAAKPIFVEHSVVIDRPAQDVYDFWRKLDNLPQIMSHLESVTALDEKRSRWVAKAPLGTHVEWEAEIVNDKPGQRIGWHSLPGATVDNAGSVQFESLPNGGTRVHVALSYRPPAGPLGAAVAKLFGEEPSQQIAEDLQKFKAAFEGNAKN, from the coding sequence ATGACCAACAACGAAAGTGGAATGGATCAGACCCGCATGATCAGCGGCGCCGCCGGTGGCGCCCTGCTGCTGATGGGACTGCGCAAAAGAGGCGTGCTGGGCCTGGGCATGGCCGCCGTCGGCGGGTACCTCGCGTACCGCGCCGCGACCGGCAACGACCCCGTCATGGCTGCCGCTGGCCTGAGCGGGAACGCTGCGGCCGCCAAGCCGATCTTCGTGGAGCACAGCGTCGTCATCGACCGCCCCGCGCAGGACGTGTACGACTTCTGGCGCAAACTGGACAACCTGCCCCAGATCATGAGCCACCTCGAGAGCGTCACCGCCCTCGACGAGAAACGCAGCCGCTGGGTCGCCAAGGCCCCCCTCGGCACGCACGTCGAGTGGGAAGCCGAGATCGTGAACGACAAGCCCGGCCAGCGCATCGGCTGGCACTCCCTGCCCGGCGCGACCGTCGACAACGCCGGCAGCGTGCAGTTCGAGAGCCTGCCCAACGGCGGGACCCGCGTGCACGTCGCCCTCTCGTACCGCCCCCCGGCCGGCCCGCTCGGCGCGGCCGTGGCGAAACTGTTCGGCGAGGAACCCAGCCAGCAGATCGCCGAGGACCTCCAGAAGTTCAAGGCCGCCTTCGAAGGCAACGCCAAGAACTGA
- a CDS encoding TetR/AcrR family transcriptional regulator has protein sequence MTDTAKPRREQILDSASRLFSERGYHATSMRDLAGDLGMQGGSLYAHISSKEELLIEIVNQASRQFDEALFTLRAEAMPADQKLREAMYRHIRVVADNMDSATVFFHEWKHLSPEAYARVTGWRDTIDAFYRELITQGVQEGTLRADLDIKMTSYLVLSAVNWAYTWYRPGGSLAPRDVAEQFADMLLGGLRAPTGAQP, from the coding sequence ATGACAGACACTGCCAAACCCCGCCGCGAGCAGATTCTCGACTCGGCCAGCCGCCTCTTCTCCGAGCGCGGCTACCACGCGACCAGCATGCGCGACCTCGCCGGGGACCTGGGCATGCAGGGCGGCAGCCTGTACGCGCACATTTCCTCCAAGGAAGAACTGCTGATCGAGATCGTCAACCAGGCGTCCCGGCAGTTCGACGAGGCGCTGTTCACGCTGCGCGCCGAGGCCATGCCCGCCGACCAGAAACTCCGCGAGGCCATGTACCGCCACATCCGCGTGGTCGCGGACAACATGGACAGCGCCACCGTGTTCTTCCACGAGTGGAAACACCTGTCCCCCGAGGCGTACGCCCGCGTGACCGGCTGGCGCGACACCATCGACGCCTTCTACCGCGAACTGATCACGCAGGGCGTGCAGGAAGGCACCCTGCGCGCCGACCTGGACATCAAGATGACCTCGTACCTCGTGCTGTCCGCCGTGAACTGGGCGTACACCTGGTACCGCCCCGGCGGCAGCCTCGCGCCGCGCGACGTGGCCGAACAGTTCGCGGACATGCTGCTGGGCGGCCTGCGCGCCCCCACCGGAGCGCAGCCGTGA